A stretch of Rhizobium sp. TH2 DNA encodes these proteins:
- a CDS encoding FAD-dependent oxidoreductase, giving the protein MAESARIVIIGGGVIGLGIAYHLAELGVTDVILIERNQLTSGTSWHAAGIVGPLRASLNLTHLARYATELFPELEAKTGQTSGYQRTGGLWLARNDDRMVELHRIAHMGEVTGMHVEMIAPAKIAERVPSLSVEGLVGALWVDEDGQANPVDICAAYAKRAKTAGIRIMEGVGCAGFEIKEGRVAGVKLSTGETIRCETVINAGGAWARDIGALAGVPVPLQAVEHMYVVTEAIPGLEQPFPIVRDLDEGIYIKGDSGKLVLGGFEPHAKLFHTKSVEGNRPFLELPEDWEQFEPFMTAGLNLVPVLGEIGIRHFMNGPESFTPDTRPLMGESPYLRGFFVAAGFNSTGMMSSAGAGKAMAEWVVDGEPGLDLWALDIARFDRSASSKYFVGARMEESVADLFRMHWPYKQSKAGRDARRSAFHRQFAEAGAVFGAPTGWERPLWFAQTDDEREFHYAMGRQHWWAAAEREAKAMAESVGLFELSPFTKIDVQGRDALALLQYLSANEIDVPVGKAVYTQMLNARGGIEADVTVTRFDATHFRVTSGAATRQKDLAWIKRHAEDRGLEVVVSDVTSSEAVLAVMGPLARELLQSLTDADLSDAALPFSTSQLIDIGPANVRGTRVSFVGELGFELYVATELAERLLAAIIEAGPSFGLVQCGHFALDGCRLEKGYKHWGHDIGPKETPLEAGLGFAVAWKKTGFLGEDVLRQQKTDGVTKRLMHFAVEGAHPLLLHDEPIYRDGNYAGLTTSGGQGFRTGLALCLGYIACEPGESRDQLLSCQYEIAVAGERYRLKPLAQPPYDAAGSRLRS; this is encoded by the coding sequence GTGGCGGAGAGTGCACGGATCGTGATCATAGGTGGTGGGGTCATCGGCCTCGGCATCGCCTATCATCTGGCAGAGCTGGGCGTGACCGATGTCATCCTGATTGAGCGCAACCAGCTCACATCGGGCACCTCCTGGCATGCGGCGGGCATTGTCGGGCCTTTGCGTGCCAGCCTCAATCTCACGCATCTCGCCCGTTATGCGACGGAGCTTTTCCCCGAGCTTGAAGCGAAGACGGGACAGACTTCGGGCTACCAGCGGACCGGCGGCCTGTGGCTCGCCCGCAATGATGACCGCATGGTCGAACTGCACCGCATCGCCCATATGGGTGAGGTGACGGGCATGCATGTCGAGATGATTGCACCGGCAAAGATCGCCGAGCGCGTGCCGAGCCTGTCGGTCGAAGGGCTGGTTGGCGCGCTTTGGGTCGATGAGGACGGCCAGGCCAATCCAGTGGATATTTGCGCCGCTTATGCCAAGCGGGCGAAGACAGCCGGTATCCGGATCATGGAAGGCGTCGGTTGCGCAGGTTTCGAGATCAAAGAAGGCCGCGTCGCGGGCGTCAAGCTTTCGACCGGTGAGACCATCCGCTGCGAGACCGTCATCAATGCCGGCGGTGCCTGGGCGCGGGATATCGGCGCGCTCGCGGGGGTGCCGGTGCCGCTGCAGGCTGTCGAGCATATGTATGTGGTGACCGAGGCGATCCCGGGCCTTGAACAACCGTTTCCCATCGTTCGCGATCTAGATGAGGGCATCTATATCAAGGGGGATTCCGGCAAGCTGGTGCTTGGCGGCTTCGAGCCGCATGCGAAGCTTTTCCATACGAAGAGCGTAGAGGGTAACCGGCCGTTCCTCGAACTGCCGGAGGACTGGGAGCAGTTCGAGCCCTTCATGACGGCGGGGCTTAATCTCGTGCCTGTTCTCGGCGAGATCGGTATCCGGCATTTCATGAACGGACCGGAAAGCTTTACGCCCGACACGCGGCCGCTGATGGGTGAGTCGCCCTACTTGCGCGGCTTCTTCGTCGCCGCCGGCTTCAATTCCACCGGCATGATGTCGTCCGCCGGTGCGGGCAAGGCCATGGCGGAATGGGTCGTCGATGGCGAGCCGGGGCTCGATCTCTGGGCGCTCGATATCGCCCGTTTCGACCGCTCGGCGAGCTCGAAATATTTCGTAGGCGCTCGGATGGAGGAGTCGGTCGCCGATCTCTTCCGCATGCACTGGCCCTACAAACAATCCAAGGCAGGGCGTGACGCCAGGCGCTCGGCCTTCCACCGGCAGTTCGCTGAGGCTGGTGCGGTATTCGGTGCGCCGACCGGCTGGGAGCGGCCTTTGTGGTTCGCTCAAACCGACGACGAGCGCGAATTTCACTATGCGATGGGCCGGCAACATTGGTGGGCGGCCGCAGAGCGGGAAGCCAAGGCCATGGCCGAGAGTGTTGGACTGTTCGAGCTTTCGCCCTTCACCAAGATCGACGTGCAGGGCCGCGACGCGCTGGCGCTGCTGCAGTATCTCTCAGCCAACGAGATCGATGTGCCCGTCGGCAAGGCAGTCTATACGCAGATGCTGAATGCGCGTGGCGGCATCGAGGCCGATGTGACGGTGACGCGGTTCGACGCGACGCATTTCCGCGTGACCAGCGGGGCGGCGACGCGGCAGAAGGATCTCGCGTGGATCAAGCGGCATGCCGAGGATCGCGGCCTGGAGGTCGTGGTGTCCGATGTCACTTCGTCCGAGGCGGTGCTGGCGGTCATGGGGCCGCTCGCGCGCGAACTGCTGCAGAGCCTGACCGATGCCGATCTGTCAGATGCAGCTCTTCCGTTTTCCACGTCGCAACTGATCGATATCGGCCCGGCGAATGTGCGGGGGACACGCGTAAGTTTTGTCGGCGAGTTGGGTTTCGAACTTTATGTGGCGACAGAACTTGCCGAGAGGCTGCTAGCGGCGATTATCGAGGCGGGTCCGTCGTTCGGTCTCGTCCAATGCGGACACTTTGCGCTGGATGGCTGTCGGCTGGAGAAAGGATACAAGCACTGGGGTCATGATATCGGCCCCAAGGAAACGCCGCTCGAAGCCGGATTGGGCTTCGCCGTTGCCTGGAAGAAGACGGGCTTTCTCGGCGAAGATGTTTTGCGGCAGCAGAAGACAGACGGCGTCACCAAGCGCCTGATGCATTTCGCCGTCGAAGGCGCCCATCCGTTGCTGCTGCATGATGAACCCATCTACCGCGACGGGAATTATGCCGGCTTGACGACCTCGGGCGGGCAGGGATTCCGCACGGGGCTCGCGCTCTGCCTCGGCTACATCGCCTGCGAACCGGGCGAGAGCCGCGACCAGCTTTTGTCATGCCAATACGAAATCGCCGTGGCCGGTGAGCGTTATCGGCTGAAGCCGCTGGCGCAGCCGCCCTATGATGCCGCCGGCAGCCGGCTGAGGAGTTAG
- a CDS encoding LysR family transcriptional regulator gives MLKGSFDFNLFRAIEVFAAVVETRHVTQAAQMLGMTQSAASQHLKNLETALGVSLIDRNIRPIELTRAGVALHRRSIAILAEVDGLRTDVRHLSSAPLPLLRIAMLASIATTLAPALSVLARDGFNVPELSLYAGLATDHINLLRARKADLAVTSSEMFEVEGLTRFPIMTEKFLLVTPKGYSGDVGDINKLSKKLAFVRFSRETPVGMRIDQHLSRLRIEIPRGMDGDRSSVVMAPVAAGMGFTILSPTLLIDGLVEGMKIDVHPLPFAGFSRSLKLVARERELGNIPEAFAKRSAEVLAESIARCLPDLSPDHYQIEI, from the coding sequence ATGCTCAAGGGCAGCTTCGACTTCAATCTCTTCCGCGCTATCGAAGTCTTTGCAGCGGTCGTCGAAACCCGGCATGTGACGCAGGCCGCGCAGATGCTGGGCATGACCCAATCCGCTGCATCCCAGCACCTCAAGAACCTCGAAACCGCGCTCGGCGTCAGCCTGATCGACCGCAACATTCGCCCCATCGAACTCACACGCGCCGGCGTCGCCTTGCATCGCCGCTCAATCGCCATCCTCGCCGAGGTCGATGGCCTGCGCACCGACGTCCGGCACCTCAGCTCCGCGCCGCTGCCGTTGCTTCGCATCGCCATGCTGGCCTCGATCGCGACCACCCTTGCGCCAGCGCTGTCGGTCCTGGCCCGGGATGGTTTCAATGTTCCCGAACTCAGCCTCTATGCCGGCCTGGCCACCGACCACATCAACCTGTTGCGTGCCCGCAAGGCCGACCTCGCCGTCACCTCGAGCGAGATGTTCGAGGTCGAAGGGTTGACCCGCTTTCCCATCATGACCGAGAAATTCCTGCTGGTGACGCCGAAAGGCTATTCCGGCGATGTCGGTGACATCAACAAGCTCTCGAAGAAGCTCGCCTTCGTCCGCTTCAGTCGGGAAACTCCGGTCGGCATGCGCATCGACCAGCATCTCAGCCGCCTCAGGATCGAAATCCCGCGCGGCATGGATGGGGACCGTTCGAGTGTGGTGATGGCGCCGGTCGCCGCCGGCATGGGCTTCACGATCCTCAGCCCGACTCTGCTGATCGACGGCCTGGTCGAAGGCATGAAGATCGACGTCCATCCCTTGCCCTTCGCCGGTTTTTCCCGCAGCCTGAAGCTGGTCGCCCGCGAGCGCGAACTCGGAAACATCCCCGAGGCATTCGCCAAACGTTCGGCGGAGGTCCTCGCCGAGTCGATCGCCCGCTGTCTGCCGGACCTGTCCCCGGATCACTATCAGATTGAAATCTGA
- a CDS encoding aspartate aminotransferase family protein: protein MNQAHIPPAMEIDWSTEGIVGRRERYYAASQRKFVPFKDPLIIKRGRGQYVWDENDRKYIDLLGMNLCISVGHAHPEVVRATTAQIADLTHCTTMFYHPVPAHYAEELAATMPADHDWVVHFTNSGAEAIDLALLMARSHTGNIDMLALRSSYHGATFGAQALTGIAGFRHNVPQLGGVTFVAEPNQYRGIYGEGVEPYLAEIKRAIDYSTSGRLAGMIIEPVQGYGGIVPMPKGYIKGAFEQVRAAGGICIIDEVQAGVGRTGEAFWSFEAHDVVPDVVVVAKGVGNGIPLGAVIAKREVAESMADKFLFHTYGANPVACAAGRAVLKVIREEGLQENARVVGGALKAKLTGLMDRFDLVGDVRGAGLMLAIELVKDRKTKEPAPDEALAVFEATRKNGLVASRSGPYRNVIRMCPPLCLSMEDVGDVMERFVKSFEAITA from the coding sequence ATGAACCAGGCCCATATCCCGCCCGCCATGGAAATCGATTGGTCGACCGAAGGCATCGTCGGGCGCCGCGAGCGCTATTATGCGGCCTCTCAGCGCAAGTTCGTGCCGTTCAAGGATCCGCTGATCATCAAGCGCGGGCGCGGCCAGTATGTCTGGGATGAGAACGACCGAAAATATATCGACCTGCTCGGGATGAATCTTTGCATCTCGGTGGGCCACGCCCATCCGGAAGTCGTGCGCGCCACGACGGCGCAGATCGCCGATCTTACCCATTGCACCACGATGTTCTATCACCCTGTGCCGGCGCATTATGCAGAGGAACTCGCCGCAACCATGCCCGCCGACCACGACTGGGTCGTCCATTTCACCAATTCCGGCGCCGAAGCCATCGATCTCGCGCTACTGATGGCGCGGTCGCATACCGGCAATATCGACATGCTGGCGCTCAGGTCGAGCTACCATGGCGCGACCTTCGGCGCCCAGGCGCTGACCGGCATCGCGGGCTTCCGCCACAATGTGCCGCAGCTCGGCGGCGTGACCTTCGTGGCCGAACCCAATCAGTATCGCGGCATCTATGGCGAAGGCGTCGAGCCCTACCTCGCCGAGATCAAACGCGCCATCGACTATTCCACCAGTGGACGCCTCGCAGGCATGATCATCGAGCCAGTGCAGGGCTATGGCGGCATCGTGCCGATGCCGAAGGGCTACATAAAGGGCGCTTTCGAACAGGTCCGTGCTGCCGGCGGCATCTGCATCATCGATGAAGTACAGGCCGGCGTCGGTCGCACCGGCGAGGCCTTCTGGTCCTTCGAAGCCCACGACGTTGTGCCCGATGTAGTCGTGGTCGCCAAGGGCGTCGGCAACGGCATTCCGCTCGGCGCCGTAATCGCCAAGCGCGAGGTGGCGGAATCCATGGCCGACAAGTTCCTGTTCCATACATACGGCGCCAATCCAGTGGCCTGCGCCGCCGGCCGCGCCGTGCTGAAGGTCATCCGCGAGGAAGGGCTGCAAGAAAATGCCCGTGTCGTCGGCGGGGCGCTGAAAGCGAAACTGACCGGCCTGATGGATCGCTTCGATCTCGTCGGCGATGTCCGGGGCGCAGGCCTGATGCTGGCGATCGAACTGGTCAAGGACCGCAAGACAAAGGAGCCGGCGCCTGATGAGGCGCTCGCCGTCTTCGAAGCAACGCGGAAAAACGGCCTCGTCGCCAGCCGCTCCGGCCCGTATCGCAATGTCATCCGCATGTGTCCGCCGCTCTGCCTGTCGATGGAGGATGTCGGCGACGTCATGGAGCGGTTCGTGAAGAGCTTCGAGGCGATTACGGCTTAG
- a CDS encoding thioredoxin family protein, protein MPQTESNPIAIGTKAADIQLPDSRGREHHLVDFESKPALLVAFISNRCPFVILLREALAQFGREYEAKGLQIIAINSNDTAAHPEETLARIGQEVETYGYTFPYLKDETQEVAKAYGAACTPDFFLFGADRKLAYHGQFDDARPGNGKPVTGADLRAAVDAVLAGSKPAASQIPSIGCNIKWEPGNEPSWFSKAA, encoded by the coding sequence ATGCCGCAGACAGAATCCAATCCCATCGCCATCGGGACCAAGGCAGCTGATATCCAACTGCCCGATTCCAGGGGGCGCGAACATCATCTCGTCGATTTCGAAAGCAAGCCCGCGCTGCTGGTCGCATTTATTTCCAACCGCTGCCCTTTTGTTATCCTTTTGCGTGAGGCGCTCGCCCAGTTCGGCCGCGAATACGAGGCCAAGGGCCTGCAGATCATCGCCATCAACAGCAATGACACGGCCGCTCACCCGGAGGAAACGCTCGCCCGGATCGGCCAGGAGGTCGAGACCTATGGCTACACCTTCCCATACCTAAAGGATGAAACTCAGGAGGTTGCCAAGGCCTATGGCGCCGCCTGCACGCCGGATTTCTTCCTCTTCGGCGCTGATCGCAAACTCGCTTATCACGGCCAGTTCGACGATGCCCGTCCGGGCAACGGCAAGCCGGTGACGGGTGCGGATCTGCGCGCCGCAGTCGATGCCGTACTCGCCGGTTCGAAGCCCGCTGCAAGCCAGATCCCGTCGATCGGCTGCAACATCAAGTGGGAGCCCGGCAACGAACCCTCCTGGTTCTCGAAGGCCGCCTGA